A region from the Arthrobacter roseus genome encodes:
- the truB gene encoding tRNA pseudouridine(55) synthase TruB produces MGGKPQSGPSGLIIVDKPQEWTSHDVVGRVRRLAGTRKVGHAGTLDPMATGVLVVGVNKATRLLTYIVGTSKTYAGTIRLGQSTRTDDAEGEILAEHIAAAVTEEAVLDVVASLTGEIMQVPSSVSAIKVNGERAYARVRSGEEVSLAARPITVHSFEVADVRRIRGGKLVDVDVTVDCSSGTYIRALARDLGSALGVGGHLTALRRTRVGPYSLEGAFTLEELAENFNMLSLDDAARALFPVRELLDTEAVDLSFGRRIPAGTGTNEGPVAAFAPDGRLMALLEDREDAAKPLLVFAADDGGSAR; encoded by the coding sequence GTGGGAGGCAAACCGCAGTCGGGACCTTCTGGGCTGATCATCGTGGACAAGCCGCAGGAATGGACAAGTCACGATGTCGTCGGGCGTGTGAGACGACTGGCAGGGACCCGGAAAGTCGGGCACGCAGGAACCCTGGATCCGATGGCCACTGGAGTCCTGGTCGTAGGCGTCAACAAGGCAACGCGGTTGCTCACCTACATCGTGGGAACGTCTAAGACGTATGCGGGCACGATTCGTTTGGGACAGTCAACGCGAACGGACGATGCCGAAGGCGAGATTCTCGCCGAACACATCGCCGCTGCGGTGACGGAAGAAGCCGTTCTGGACGTTGTGGCGTCGCTGACAGGTGAGATTATGCAGGTTCCCAGCAGCGTAAGCGCTATCAAAGTCAACGGTGAGCGCGCCTATGCCCGGGTCCGTTCAGGCGAGGAAGTGTCTCTGGCTGCCCGTCCGATCACCGTGCATAGTTTCGAAGTCGCTGATGTCCGCCGGATCCGCGGTGGCAAGCTCGTGGACGTCGATGTAACTGTGGACTGCAGTTCGGGCACCTATATACGTGCCCTTGCACGAGATCTGGGTAGCGCGCTGGGTGTCGGCGGTCATTTGACCGCGCTACGCAGAACCAGAGTGGGACCGTACTCGCTGGAGGGCGCATTTACGCTGGAAGAGTTGGCTGAAAACTTCAATATGCTCAGCTTGGACGATGCAGCGCGGGCACTGTTCCCCGTACGTGAGCTCTTGGATACGGAAGCCGTGGACCTGTCCTTCGGGAGACGGATTCCGGCAGGGACTGGCACCAACGAGGGGCCAGTGGCTGCGTTTGCACCAGATGGCAGGCTGATGGCACTTCTGGAGGACCGAGAGGACGCAGCCAAGCCGCTTCTCGTGTTTGCGGCAGACGATGGAGGATCCGCCCGGTGA
- the rimP gene encoding ribosome maturation factor RimP encodes MRERSQGGNRNQSGEQTAGRLPVEQSQRLSDLLRPVVQNHGLYLEGVDVKIAGAHRTVAVIVDLPEDQTGGVGLNLIAEVSRGLADALDQDPGDDGQPYSLEVSSPGVSRPLTEHRHWRRSLNRMVSVRTTDGRDLSGRVLKVEDDGVLILPQMPVKKGVKPKQGEEVHLPFDDIRKASVDIEFAHPEDGHVIGTSPAAEEA; translated from the coding sequence ATGAGGGAGCGGTCCCAGGGCGGCAACCGGAATCAGTCCGGAGAGCAAACGGCAGGTCGGCTGCCGGTTGAACAGTCGCAGCGTCTGTCGGACCTACTCCGGCCAGTGGTCCAGAATCACGGGCTGTACTTAGAGGGTGTTGACGTCAAAATTGCTGGTGCTCATCGTACCGTCGCCGTAATCGTTGACCTCCCCGAGGACCAGACCGGAGGAGTGGGGTTGAACTTGATCGCCGAAGTTTCCAGGGGCCTGGCCGATGCGCTCGACCAGGATCCGGGCGATGATGGCCAGCCGTATAGTCTCGAAGTATCTTCACCCGGCGTCTCACGCCCACTCACGGAACACCGTCACTGGCGTCGTAGCCTGAACCGGATGGTGAGTGTACGCACCACGGACGGCCGAGACCTCAGCGGACGCGTACTAAAGGTAGAAGACGACGGCGTGCTCATCCTTCCGCAGATGCCGGTCAAAAAGGGTGTCAAGCCCAAGCAGGGAGAAGAAGTACATCTGCCTTTCGACGACATACGCAAGGCAAGCGTCGACATTGAATTTGCTCACCCCGAAGACGGACACGTTATCGGGACATCGCCCGCAGCCGAGGAGGCCTAA
- the nusA gene encoding transcription termination factor NusA, whose product MDIDMSALRLLEKEREIPLKDLMPTIEQALLVAYHKTPGAHEQARAELDGKNGHVTIWAAELDDDGNSVGEFDDTPTGFGRIAASTARQVIFQRLRDAEDDTILGHFKGKEGELVSGQIQQGNNPHMVQVNLGTVEALLPPPEQVPGESYKHGSRLRAFVIDVHRGMKGPSITLSRSHPGLVRKLFELEVPEIADKSVEIVSLAREAGHRTKIAVRATKPGINAKGSCIGEMGARVRAVMSELNDEKIDLIDYSDDPATFIANALSPSRVSAVTITDEAARSARAVVPDYQLSLAIGKEGQNARLAAKLTGWRIDIVSDAVSAKAPIEQP is encoded by the coding sequence ATGGATATCGATATGAGTGCGCTGAGGCTGTTGGAAAAAGAAAGAGAAATTCCGCTCAAGGACCTTATGCCCACTATTGAGCAAGCGTTGTTGGTGGCCTATCACAAGACTCCCGGCGCGCATGAGCAGGCCCGGGCGGAGCTTGACGGCAAGAATGGGCATGTAACGATTTGGGCTGCTGAACTCGATGACGACGGCAACAGTGTCGGTGAGTTCGATGACACGCCGACAGGGTTTGGCCGAATCGCTGCCAGTACGGCGCGCCAAGTAATCTTTCAGCGCCTTCGCGACGCCGAGGATGACACCATACTGGGACATTTCAAGGGCAAAGAAGGCGAGCTGGTTTCCGGCCAGATACAGCAGGGCAATAATCCGCACATGGTGCAGGTGAATCTGGGAACAGTGGAGGCGCTTCTCCCACCGCCGGAGCAGGTTCCGGGGGAGAGCTACAAACATGGTTCGCGGTTGCGTGCGTTCGTCATCGATGTCCACCGCGGTATGAAGGGGCCATCAATCACGCTCTCACGCTCACATCCGGGTCTTGTCCGCAAGTTGTTTGAGCTAGAGGTTCCTGAGATTGCCGACAAATCTGTCGAAATTGTTTCACTCGCACGTGAGGCTGGACATCGGACTAAAATTGCGGTCAGGGCCACAAAGCCTGGCATCAACGCCAAAGGTTCCTGTATTGGTGAAATGGGCGCGCGAGTCCGGGCTGTCATGTCAGAGCTGAACGATGAAAAGATTGACCTCATTGACTACAGCGATGACCCGGCCACGTTCATCGCGAATGCGCTTTCTCCTTCCCGGGTGTCAGCCGTGACGATCACGGACGAGGCCGCACGTTCGGCCAGGGCGGTAGTTCCCGACTACCAGCTATCTCTTGCCATCGGTAAAGAGGGGCAAAACGCTCGATTGGCGGCTAAACTCACAGGCTGGCGCATCGATATCGTATCGGACGCGGTGTCGGCGAAAGCGCCGATCGAGCAGCCCTGA
- a CDS encoding YlxR family protein, translating into MTFRDPPTHVPQRTCIGCRGKDDRSVLVRLVRSGEDSSSVFVDPNCRMPGRGAWLHRNPECLEMAVRRRSLNRAFRASVESDKVKEFFQHNVEPHPGAARELTVQCESGSEN; encoded by the coding sequence ATGACCTTTCGTGACCCGCCGACTCACGTGCCGCAGCGCACCTGCATAGGCTGCCGTGGCAAGGATGACCGTAGCGTTCTCGTTCGGCTGGTCAGATCGGGTGAAGACAGTTCCAGCGTCTTCGTCGATCCGAATTGCCGCATGCCGGGGCGCGGTGCGTGGTTGCACCGAAACCCAGAATGTCTGGAAATGGCCGTCAGGCGTCGCTCTTTGAACAGGGCCTTTCGGGCATCTGTCGAAAGCGATAAAGTGAAGGAATTTTTCCAGCACAACGTGGAGCCCCATCCTGGGGCGGCACGTGAATTGACCGTCCAATGTGAAAGCGGGTCTGAAAACTGA
- the infB gene encoding translation initiation factor IF-2 — protein sequence MAKVRVHELAKELGITSKDAVAKLQELGEFVRSASSTIEAPVVKKLRGAFPDAPVKTASAAPPQASKPKPATGTAASPAENKESAPTPGARPSAPKPGKAAAPSASPETPEPAAAKTQSEPEPKAEKAEATQAPSTTTKPAAKPGARPTPGPAAPEAPRPGARPGNNPFAPSQGMPRPSRKDDQRPGGPRPGNNPFAPSQGMPRPGRRDDERPGGPKPAAGAPRTGAPRTGAPRPGAPRPTTPSGQRATPGMMPNRTEPPAPARGNDRPGGGPRRGGGSGPVGGGFGKGGRGRGGTAGAFGKGGAGRGKQRKSKRAKRQELEQMSAPSAGGVSVPRGDGNTVIRLRRGSSISEFAEKIDANPASLVTVLIHLGEMATATQSLDEGTFEVLGKELGYKIQVVSPEDEERELFDSFDINLDAELEAEGDEELQARPPVVTVMGHVDHGKTRLLDAIRKSNVISGEHGGITQHIGAYQIDHTHEEENRPITFIDTPGHEAFTAMRARGARVTDIAVLVVAADDGVMPQTVEALNHAQAAGVPIVVAVNKIDKDGANPDKVKGQLTEYGLVPEEYGGDTMFVHVSALQGVGIEELLEAVLLTADAALDMRANPDKDARGIAIEANLDKGRGAVATVLVQSGTLQVGDTIVAGNAHGRVRAMFDENGANLTEAGPSRPVQVLGLSTVPRAGDTFLVTSDERTARQIAEKREAADRNAALAKRRKRVSLEDFDQAVAEGKIDTLNLILKGDVSGAVEALEDALLKIDVGEGVQLRVIHRGVGAITQNDVNLATVDSAVIIGFNVRPAERVAELADREGVDMRFYSVIYGAIDDIENALKGMLKPEYEEAQLGTAEVREVFRSSKYGNIAGSIVRSGIIRRNTKARLVRDGAVVGDNLTIESLKRFKDDATEVRTDYECGIGLGSFNDVKEGDIVETFEMREKPRI from the coding sequence GTGGCCAAGGTCCGCGTACACGAGCTCGCCAAAGAGCTCGGAATCACTTCTAAGGACGCTGTAGCTAAGCTGCAGGAACTGGGCGAATTCGTTCGCTCCGCGTCCTCAACCATTGAAGCCCCCGTAGTCAAAAAACTCCGTGGGGCTTTCCCTGATGCCCCCGTGAAGACCGCTTCCGCGGCTCCACCGCAGGCATCCAAACCCAAGCCAGCCACAGGGACGGCTGCATCTCCAGCTGAGAACAAGGAATCTGCCCCAACACCTGGGGCGCGCCCCTCGGCGCCAAAACCGGGTAAAGCGGCGGCACCATCCGCGTCGCCTGAGACACCTGAACCCGCAGCAGCGAAGACACAGAGCGAGCCGGAGCCCAAGGCTGAGAAGGCAGAGGCCACGCAGGCCCCGTCGACTACGACAAAGCCTGCAGCAAAGCCGGGCGCACGGCCCACGCCCGGACCGGCAGCACCTGAGGCTCCAAGGCCTGGTGCCCGCCCGGGCAATAATCCCTTCGCCCCGTCGCAGGGAATGCCGCGGCCAAGCCGTAAGGATGACCAGCGGCCCGGCGGACCCCGTCCAGGTAATAACCCCTTTGCACCCTCACAGGGAATGCCAAGGCCGGGCCGTCGGGACGACGAACGTCCAGGTGGGCCCAAACCCGCTGCCGGTGCGCCGCGCACCGGAGCGCCTCGTACGGGGGCGCCACGTCCAGGAGCGCCCCGCCCAACCACTCCGAGTGGACAGCGTGCCACTCCGGGTATGATGCCGAACCGTACGGAACCACCGGCACCGGCGCGTGGTAATGATCGTCCAGGCGGTGGGCCACGGCGAGGTGGCGGAAGCGGCCCCGTTGGCGGCGGTTTTGGCAAGGGTGGCCGCGGTCGCGGTGGCACCGCCGGCGCATTCGGTAAGGGCGGAGCAGGCCGAGGTAAGCAGCGTAAGTCCAAGCGGGCAAAGCGCCAGGAACTGGAGCAGATGTCCGCTCCGTCGGCTGGTGGCGTGTCGGTACCTCGTGGTGACGGTAACACCGTTATCAGGCTGCGTCGTGGCTCGTCGATTTCTGAGTTCGCGGAAAAGATTGATGCAAACCCCGCGTCCTTGGTGACGGTTCTTATTCATCTGGGTGAAATGGCCACGGCCACGCAGTCGCTGGATGAGGGCACCTTTGAGGTGCTGGGCAAAGAGCTGGGCTATAAAATCCAGGTTGTATCGCCTGAAGATGAAGAGCGCGAGCTCTTCGATTCCTTCGACATCAACCTTGACGCCGAGTTGGAGGCTGAAGGAGACGAGGAACTCCAGGCCCGACCCCCCGTGGTCACAGTCATGGGACACGTCGACCACGGTAAGACGCGGCTTTTGGATGCCATCCGAAAGTCCAACGTCATCAGTGGTGAGCATGGTGGTATTACCCAGCACATCGGGGCTTACCAGATTGACCACACGCATGAAGAAGAGAACCGTCCGATCACGTTCATCGACACCCCGGGCCACGAGGCGTTCACGGCCATGCGTGCCCGTGGTGCGAGGGTGACAGACATTGCCGTGCTGGTTGTCGCAGCGGATGACGGCGTTATGCCACAGACCGTTGAGGCACTCAATCACGCTCAGGCGGCTGGCGTCCCGATCGTCGTTGCGGTGAACAAGATTGACAAGGACGGTGCCAACCCTGACAAGGTCAAGGGGCAGCTGACCGAGTACGGACTGGTTCCGGAGGAATATGGTGGCGACACCATGTTTGTCCACGTATCTGCGCTGCAGGGAGTCGGCATCGAGGAGCTGCTTGAGGCCGTGCTGCTCACAGCAGACGCTGCTCTTGATATGCGCGCCAACCCGGACAAGGACGCACGTGGAATTGCGATCGAAGCGAACCTGGATAAGGGTCGCGGAGCTGTGGCAACGGTGCTCGTCCAGTCCGGTACCCTGCAGGTCGGTGACACGATCGTGGCGGGCAACGCTCACGGACGCGTTCGCGCCATGTTCGACGAGAACGGAGCGAACCTCACTGAGGCTGGACCTTCACGTCCGGTCCAGGTCCTTGGTCTCTCCACGGTTCCGCGTGCAGGAGATACATTCCTGGTGACATCAGACGAGCGTACGGCCCGTCAGATCGCTGAGAAGCGGGAGGCGGCGGACCGCAATGCGGCCCTGGCTAAACGCCGTAAGCGTGTCAGTCTGGAAGACTTTGATCAGGCTGTCGCCGAGGGCAAGATCGATACTCTCAACCTCATCCTCAAGGGCGATGTGTCCGGTGCTGTCGAAGCCCTCGAGGACGCACTGCTCAAGATCGATGTTGGCGAAGGCGTTCAGCTGCGAGTTATCCACCGTGGAGTTGGTGCGATCACCCAGAACGACGTCAACCTGGCAACAGTGGACAGTGCCGTCATTATCGGGTTCAACGTTCGTCCTGCCGAGCGGGTGGCCGAATTGGCTGACCGCGAGGGCGTGGATATGCGCTTCTACTCGGTCATCTACGGGGCCATCGACGACATTGAGAATGCGCTCAAGGGCATGCTCAAGCCGGAGTACGAAGAGGCTCAGCTCGGTACGGCGGAGGTCCGGGAAGTCTTCCGGTCCTCCAAGTATGGGAACATTGCTGGCTCGATTGTCCGCAGCGGTATCATCCGTCGTAACACCAAGGCACGTTTGGTACGTGATGGAGCCGTCGTTGGAGACAACCTCACTATTGAGTCGCTCAAACGGTTCAAGGACGATGCCACGGAAGTCCGCACGGACTACGAGTGCGGTATCGGCCTCGGCTCGTTCAACGATGTCAAGGAAGGCGACATCGTCGAGACGTTCGAGATGCGCGAAAAACCACGCATCTAA
- the rbfA gene encoding 30S ribosome-binding factor RbfA — MADPARAARLAQRIKVVVAEALRRRVKDPRMEAITITDARVTNDLQHATLYYTVFGDSEQAADTRRALESAKGVLRNEVGRNLTVRLTPTLEFVPDEIPVNASHLEGLLRAAKERDAEVAALAQGAAFAGEPDPYRTEDAAEDPVEGSDLGTDGTVRPDDTDDER; from the coding sequence ATGGCAGACCCGGCACGCGCAGCACGGCTTGCGCAGCGAATCAAAGTGGTCGTCGCGGAGGCATTGCGTCGGCGCGTCAAGGATCCACGCATGGAGGCGATCACTATCACGGACGCCAGAGTCACCAACGATCTCCAGCACGCAACGCTCTACTACACGGTTTTTGGGGACAGCGAGCAGGCAGCAGATACCCGGAGAGCGCTTGAATCAGCCAAGGGTGTGCTGCGCAACGAAGTTGGTCGGAACCTCACTGTCAGGTTGACTCCCACCTTGGAATTCGTTCCAGATGAGATTCCTGTGAACGCGAGCCATCTCGAAGGGCTGCTCCGCGCGGCCAAAGAACGGGACGCTGAAGTCGCTGCGTTGGCGCAGGGTGCTGCCTTTGCAGGCGAACCAGACCCGTACCGGACAGAGGACGCAGCAGAGGACCCCGTTGAGGGGTCGGATCTTGGGACCGACGGAACCGTCCGTCCTGACGATACTGACGACGAACGCTAG